A portion of the Corticium candelabrum chromosome 5, ooCorCand1.1, whole genome shotgun sequence genome contains these proteins:
- the LOC134180557 gene encoding uncharacterized protein LOC134180557, producing MEFWDDLGPLPDLKLKLWYLDDGSFLGQRASVACLLDVLLSKGPSFGLHINLNKCEVFWPSGDQNFPKFATEIQRSVQVHGGGDFLGCPVYGSSSYVTEFVSQRVDKILDWQDRLTALEDPQVELHLLRSCLSLCKLNHIIRTVPGFKINDVLMQFDSGLHHSLEALSSSSISDLAWKQATLPVCLGGLGLHEASRSSSAAFVGSCNSSRQLSLRLLNDSAFMPYMKKMIGLSILPFSLVKCNAGNILQVFYHLLVLSRPLFLLHNIPSRRLWMML from the coding sequence ATGGAGTTTTGGGATGACCTGGGTCCATTGCCAGATTTGAAGCTGAAGTTATGGTATTTGGACGATGGCTCTTTCCTTGGCCAGCGGGCTTCAGTTGCTTGTCTCTTGGATGTCTTGTTATCAAAGGGTCCCTCCTTTGGTCTTCATatcaatttgaacaaatgtgAGGTCTTTTGGCCCTCTGGAGATCAGAATTTCCCCAAATTTGCTACTGAAATTCAGCGCAGTGTTCAGGTTCATGGTGGTGGTGACTTCCTTGGTTGTCCTGTATATGGATCTTCCTCATATGTTACTGAATTTGTTTCCCAACGAGTGGACAAGATTTTGGATTGGCAGGACCGTTTGACAGCTTTAGAGGATCCTCAGGTGGAACTTCATCTTCTCCGCAGCTGTTTGAGCCTTTGCAAGCTGAATCACATCATTAGAACGGTTCCTGGCTTCAAGATCAATGATGTATTGATGCAGTTTGACAGTGGTCTTCATCACAGTTTAGAGGCTTTATCCTCTTCTTCGATCTCTGATCTGGCatggaaacaggcaactctTCCAGTTTGTTTGGGTGGTCTAGGTCTTCATGAGGCCTCTagatcttcatctgcagctttcgttggcagctgcaactcttctcGGCAGTTGTCTCTCCGTCTTCTTAATGACTCAGCGTTCATGCCgtacatgaagaaaatgattggactcagcattcttcctttttccctggtgaagtgcaatgccggcaacatcttgcaagtcttttaccacctactagttctgtctcgtcctctgtttcttctacacaacattccttccagaaggctctggatgatgctttga
- the LOC134180545 gene encoding uncharacterized protein LOC134180545, producing the protein MTSNAKVEDESWCTLKLTRFGSVRKDYNGTLFQFPSSKWKTRPAIMEQKTRVRISSANASANDIFAATHSERKDTRTRTTSESRMVVGKLSLYKRSKEVYSDIEDAIEKEWSVNEFPNAAESNISIQTDDPSMEKRTRLKRTKRFVRQTCRRICCILCPCAFAHADD; encoded by the exons atgACCAGCAACGCCAAAGTGGAAGATGAAAG TTGGTGCACGTTGAAGCTAACAAGATTTGGCTCCGTGCGGAAGGACTATAACGGTACACTATTCCAATTTCCATCGTCCAAATGGAAGACTCGACCTGCTATCATGGAGCAGAAGACTAGAGTGAG AATATCGAGTGCAAATGCCAGTGCGAATGACATCTTCGCTGCTACACATTCTGAACGAAAAGA CACTCGGACAAGAACGACGAGCGAAAGTCGAATGGTAGTAGGAAAACTTTCCTTATACAAAAGAAGTAAAGAAGTGTATTCCGATATTGAAGATGCAATAGAGAAAGAATGGTCGGTGAACGAGTTTCCAAACGCAGCAGAAAGCAACATTTCAATACAAACCGACGATCCATCGATGGAGAAGAGGACTCGTCTAAAGAGGACAAAGCGATTTGTACGACAAACGTGCAGACGAATTTGTTGCATTTTGTGTCCTTGTGCGTTTGCACACGCTGATGACTAG